A portion of the Vibrio coralliirubri genome contains these proteins:
- the pabB gene encoding aminodeoxychorismate synthase component I, with amino-acid sequence MNNNEFRSIQIKPLEYQSTLAKQLFSHIENLPWAMLLRSASESHVDSRYDILVAQPIATFETIGAKTTVNVNETCEVSDSDPFELLDQYQQQLLPATKEHTELPFVGGTLGYFSYDLGRRVETLPSLAKRDIEAPDMAVGLYEWAVIVDHQLKTACIVGNNIDEYHDWLMQQMAQSHLTHAPFGLTTPWQSNMSEESYATKFDSVQEYLLSGDCYQINLAQRFNAQYQGSEWLAYDKLEQYNSAPFSGFIRLADCAIISVSPERFLELKDNVIETKPIKGTRPRSENPMIDDANAQDLASADKDQAENLMIVDLLRNDIGRVAKPGTVHVPKLFDIESFPAVHHLVSTIRADLDDQYSATDLLRACFPGGSITGAPKVRAMQIIEELEPHRRSAYCGSIGYISRNGRMDTSITIRTLVAENNTLYAWAGGGVVFDSDCASEYQETLDKLSRILPVLEDC; translated from the coding sequence ATGAATAACAACGAATTTCGCTCTATCCAAATCAAGCCGCTTGAATATCAATCAACTTTAGCTAAACAGCTGTTTTCCCATATTGAAAACCTGCCGTGGGCAATGCTATTACGCTCCGCTTCAGAAAGCCACGTTGATAGTCGATACGATATTTTAGTTGCTCAACCCATCGCCACCTTCGAGACAATCGGTGCAAAAACGACCGTTAATGTTAATGAGACGTGCGAGGTTTCAGACTCCGATCCTTTCGAACTACTCGACCAATATCAGCAACAGTTATTGCCTGCGACTAAAGAGCACACTGAGTTGCCATTCGTTGGCGGTACTTTGGGCTATTTTAGCTATGATTTAGGGCGCAGAGTCGAGACACTTCCTTCACTCGCAAAGCGTGATATTGAAGCACCTGACATGGCGGTTGGCTTGTATGAATGGGCAGTTATCGTAGACCACCAATTGAAAACGGCGTGTATTGTCGGTAACAATATCGATGAATATCATGATTGGCTGATGCAGCAAATGGCTCAATCACACCTAACACATGCGCCCTTTGGATTAACCACACCGTGGCAGTCCAATATGAGCGAAGAGAGCTACGCCACTAAGTTCGATAGTGTTCAAGAGTACCTGTTATCCGGCGACTGCTATCAGATTAACTTAGCTCAGCGCTTCAATGCCCAATACCAAGGCAGTGAATGGCTGGCTTATGACAAGTTAGAACAGTACAACTCAGCGCCCTTTTCTGGTTTCATCCGTTTGGCCGACTGCGCAATCATCAGTGTTTCGCCAGAGCGTTTCTTAGAACTCAAAGACAACGTCATTGAAACCAAGCCAATCAAAGGCACACGACCTCGTTCTGAGAACCCGATGATTGATGATGCTAACGCGCAAGACCTAGCAAGCGCCGATAAAGATCAGGCCGAGAACCTGATGATCGTCGACCTACTTCGTAATGACATTGGTCGAGTGGCAAAACCGGGCACAGTGCATGTACCAAAGTTGTTCGATATTGAGAGCTTCCCTGCCGTGCACCACTTAGTAAGCACGATACGAGCAGACCTTGATGATCAATATTCTGCGACTGACCTTCTGAGAGCGTGTTTCCCTGGAGGGTCGATTACTGGCGCGCCAAAAGTTCGCGCGATGCAAATCATTGAAGAGTTAGAACCGCATCGACGTTCAGCGTACTGCGGCAGTATTGGCTACATCAGCCGAAATGGCAGAATGGATACCAGTATTACCATTCGTACATTAGTCGCTGAGAACAACACGCTTTATGCATGGGCTGGCGGTGGTGTGGTGTTTGATAGTGATTGTGCTTCTGAATACCAAGAAACACTGGATAAGCTGAGTCGAATTCTACCGGTACTTGAAGATTGCTAA
- a CDS encoding ATP-binding protein produces MDLASALEKKLKRQIAARKAAEGLLEQKSLELFEANQQLELALRQLEKRSNANIRRIEFQEQIDNLLINFGRAFLRNDLDDVMLSELTTNVTNSYLIEASRLILPPKLIPQLQTYDYGDETVEVLEQDIQEPHWQDDVLTVPLEVEKVIVGALIVRVRLLDQDYEFIQSQLLLVTDLICSALTHQLAINRNIESRKRAEESERATRDFVAMINHELRTPLNGLLGSAELISDTELNSSQREIVNNLSQSGEFLRTIINDLLDFSKINAGMLELIPKKFALNDLRNTIDSIFVNRAIEKQLEFNISVASNVPSHFQGDLERITQLFVNLIGNAIKFTEEGHVNVDIEWDKNQFVFSVEDTGVGIAESAHKTLFEPFTQADNSSSRNYEGTGLGLAICRKLVALMNGDIGVTSVVGSGTTFTISIPLQVVDVPAESDSVAKGFESEAELSLLKVLVVDDIKMNQIIIQQMLRKHEIEPAIASNGVEGFELASDNEYDIVFMDCRMPVMDGFEATEKLREKGYVKSIVALTAGTTLEERERCIQCGMDDILSKPYTANDLKEMLKKWGVSAVKVA; encoded by the coding sequence ATGGATCTGGCATCTGCCCTAGAGAAGAAGCTTAAGCGTCAAATCGCGGCAAGGAAAGCGGCTGAAGGATTGTTGGAACAGAAGAGCCTCGAACTGTTCGAGGCTAACCAACAACTTGAGCTTGCTTTGCGTCAGTTAGAAAAGCGCTCCAACGCGAATATACGCCGCATTGAATTCCAAGAACAAATCGACAACCTGTTGATTAATTTTGGGCGCGCGTTTCTAAGAAATGATCTCGATGATGTCATGCTATCTGAACTAACGACCAACGTGACCAACAGTTACTTAATCGAAGCCAGTCGTTTGATTCTACCTCCCAAGCTCATCCCTCAGTTGCAGACCTATGATTATGGCGATGAGACTGTCGAGGTGTTAGAGCAAGACATTCAAGAGCCTCATTGGCAAGACGACGTGCTGACTGTGCCCTTAGAGGTTGAAAAAGTCATAGTTGGCGCGTTGATCGTCAGAGTCAGGTTGTTAGACCAAGACTACGAGTTTATACAAAGCCAACTGTTGTTGGTCACGGACCTTATCTGCAGTGCCTTAACCCATCAACTAGCAATCAACCGAAATATTGAATCACGTAAACGAGCGGAAGAGTCTGAAAGGGCAACGCGTGACTTTGTGGCCATGATTAACCATGAGTTAAGAACACCGCTTAATGGCTTACTAGGCAGTGCCGAGTTGATCAGTGATACCGAACTCAACAGTTCTCAGCGTGAAATAGTGAACAACCTGAGCCAATCTGGAGAGTTTCTCAGAACCATCATTAATGACTTGCTTGATTTCAGCAAAATTAACGCAGGGATGTTAGAGCTGATTCCAAAGAAATTTGCCCTGAATGACTTGCGAAACACGATTGATAGTATCTTCGTTAATCGAGCAATCGAGAAGCAGCTTGAATTCAATATCAGTGTTGCGTCAAACGTTCCCTCCCATTTCCAAGGCGATTTAGAGCGCATCACACAGCTGTTTGTGAACTTAATCGGTAATGCGATTAAATTTACAGAAGAGGGGCATGTGAATGTTGATATTGAGTGGGACAAAAACCAATTTGTTTTCTCTGTAGAAGATACCGGAGTCGGAATTGCTGAATCAGCACATAAGACGCTGTTTGAACCTTTTACGCAGGCAGATAACTCAAGTAGCCGGAACTATGAGGGCACCGGGCTTGGGTTAGCGATTTGTCGCAAATTGGTGGCTCTGATGAATGGCGATATTGGGGTGACCAGTGTTGTTGGCTCAGGCACGACCTTTACCATCTCGATTCCTCTTCAAGTTGTCGATGTTCCGGCTGAGAGTGATAGTGTCGCCAAGGGCTTTGAGTCTGAGGCGGAATTGTCACTACTTAAAGTGCTGGTGGTTGATGATATTAAGATGAACCAGATCATCATCCAACAAATGCTTCGTAAACATGAGATTGAACCGGCTATCGCAAGTAATGGTGTCGAAGGGTTTGAGCTCGCGTCAGACAACGAATACGACATTGTATTCATGGATTGTAGAATGCCTGTTATGGACGGGTTTGAAGCGACAGAGAAGCTAAGAGAGAAAGGTTACGTTAAATCTATTGTGGCACTGACTGCCGGAACGACTCTTGAAGAACGCGAACGTTGTATTCAGTGTGGAATGGATGACATTTTGAGTAAGCCTTACACCGCCAACGACCTGAAAGAGATGCTAAAGAAGTGGGGTGTCTCTGCGGTGAAGGTCGCTTAA
- a CDS encoding heme NO-binding domain-containing protein: MKGIIFTEFLELVEEKFGLELLEEVLEMSEDEGIYTSVGSYDHKDLVRLIINLSKKTDIDAASLQRVFGQSVFKNLLASLPNKASLAHSNTTFQFIQHVERYIHVEVKKLYPDAEPPEFSFITTTEAQLVFDYKSARCMSHVCLGLIEGCAEYHGESIAVEMTPQNDDQSVVRFNLKVEK; encoded by the coding sequence ATGAAAGGAATCATATTCACCGAATTTTTAGAGCTTGTTGAAGAAAAGTTTGGGCTAGAGCTTTTGGAAGAAGTTCTAGAAATGTCAGAAGATGAAGGGATCTATACGTCGGTCGGCAGTTACGACCACAAAGACCTTGTCAGGTTGATTATCAACTTGAGTAAGAAAACCGATATTGATGCGGCAAGCTTGCAACGCGTGTTTGGGCAGTCTGTATTTAAGAACTTACTGGCCTCATTACCGAATAAAGCGAGCCTTGCTCACAGCAATACCACCTTTCAATTTATTCAGCACGTAGAGCGCTACATTCACGTTGAAGTGAAGAAGCTCTATCCAGATGCTGAGCCACCTGAATTCAGTTTTATCACCACGACCGAAGCACAACTTGTTTTTGACTACAAAAGCGCAAGGTGTATGTCTCATGTTTGTTTAGGACTTATAGAAGGATGCGCTGAATACCACGGTGAATCTATCGCGGTGGAGATGACGCCACAAAATGATGACCAAAGCGTGGTTAGGTTTAATCTCAAAGTAGAAAAGTAA
- a CDS encoding CoA pyrophosphatase produces MNKENFLQQFQLNPTVGYHPESVERVSHISGEQLRKAAVVVGLVEREDGLHVIFTKRAAHLKHHPGQVSFPGGKHELSDPSMQFTALRELHEEVGIRSDQVKIVGQLPALSTISKFSVTPIVAMVDPDYEAIIDENEVASIFEVPATYVLDQAKLHSHTVNFKQIKHRVFAMPFQEHLIWGVTAQIIQSLQQHVVQRITYQLRFV; encoded by the coding sequence ATGAATAAAGAAAACTTCCTTCAGCAATTCCAACTCAACCCTACCGTTGGCTATCACCCTGAGTCAGTAGAGCGTGTTTCGCACATCAGTGGCGAACAATTACGTAAAGCGGCAGTGGTGGTAGGTTTAGTTGAAAGGGAAGATGGTTTACATGTCATTTTTACTAAAAGAGCGGCTCATTTAAAGCATCACCCCGGTCAAGTCAGCTTTCCTGGTGGTAAACACGAACTTTCTGACCCTTCTATGCAATTCACTGCACTCAGAGAGCTCCATGAGGAGGTGGGAATTCGATCGGATCAAGTTAAAATTGTTGGGCAATTACCTGCATTGAGTACTATTAGTAAATTTTCTGTGACACCGATTGTTGCCATGGTCGATCCTGACTATGAAGCCATCATTGATGAGAACGAAGTTGCCTCAATTTTTGAAGTACCCGCCACCTATGTTTTAGACCAAGCCAAGTTACACAGCCACACTGTTAACTTTAAACAAATCAAGCATCGAGTTTTTGCGATGCCCTTCCAAGAGCACCTAATTTGGGGCGTTACGGCGCAAATCATCCAATCACTGCAGCAACATGTAGTGCAACGAATTACATATCAACTACGTTTTGTTTAA